Part of the Vigna unguiculata cultivar IT97K-499-35 chromosome 3, ASM411807v1, whole genome shotgun sequence genome, AAGACAACTTTGGCTGTTTGCCAACTTTCCCGCATTttctttcttacttttttcactcttttccaAACCTCTTCTCTctcaccttcttcttcttcttccctctTCACTTTCTCGCTTCAATTTCTCACTTTGAAGCTGTAGAAAACAAAACAACTTTCGTTGCAAAGTATGGGTGCCTCGGACAACAACAACCACTTTCTTCAAGTTGTCTTCAACAACTTCGACGTTCTTGCTCTGTAAATCTCCTCTCTTCTTTTCCAAATCatatactcttttttttttcactcttgCTCAAGTTATGGCAATCATTTTGTTGTTCTTTTACTAAATGCATTCTATAATTGACGTTTTCTCCAGACCCTTGGTTACGCTTGCTTACCCTTTGTAAGTAGTGCTGCTTCTTTTCTTGTATTTCTTTCGTTTGGGAAATGAATGTGTCtgaattttcaacttttatgcctACCCTTTTGCCTCCATGGTCAGATATGCTTCAATTAAGGCGATCGAGACCAAGTCTGCTGCTGATGATCAACAATGGCTCACGTATTGGATTCTTTATTCCATTCTAACACTCTTTGAGCTCACATTTGCAAAAGTTCTTGAAGTGTGAGTTCCTCTTCTAATGGTCATGTTTCAGACATTACACCTTCATTTTTTATGCCATATAACTTATAAATGATCCATTATTTAATGTTCTCTCTCTATTCCTTTagaaggacaaggagcaaacaTTGCCCTATCATAGTCGCTTCACAATTTAACCACAGTTGTAATTTTTGGAGTATATAAAGAGTTTCACGTCTCACATTTTCTTGGTTTTGGTACCTTCTAGTTATTATATGTCAAAATAGTTTGAAGAATTTCGAATAAGGATAAGAGTAGGTTCACACAAATGAAATTGGGCCAAGTGGAACTGATCTAGTGAAAATTGTCCCATTTGTCTAAAATGCCTTGAACTTTGTCTCTTTTTGTGCTTATATTTGGGTAAAGATTGTGAGTGAGGATACATAATAGTCTTTGCTGTGgtttctgttttttgttttctttgctTTACATCTGTTACAGTGTTATTTCTCgaatataatattttggtaCTAATTTCAGGCTTCCCATTTGGCCCTTTGCCAAGTTGATATTCAGTTGTTGGTTGGTTCTGCCTCACTTCAATGGGGCTGCAGTTGTGTACAGAAATTACATCAGACCATTCTATATGAACCCACAAATCCCAATTCCACAAGGCTCACAAATCTGGTATTTTCCCCAAAAGAAGTCCTTATTCAGTGAGTCAGATGATGTTTTGAGTGCTGCTGAGAGATACATGGAAGAACATGGTACAGAGGCCTTTGAAAGACTTATAAACAAGGTACACATATTACTAATGCTTTTAGTCCAGAATAACTGGTCCTGCTTCAAAGTTATGATATTTCTTGTGGTTTTTTGGACTATTGCATGTTACACAGAATCAGCATATTACCCCTTGTTTAATTCTAAATATGCAACATTTATTTATGAACGAAAATCAGATTTGTGGACAATAACAGACTAGCATGGGAGATAAGTGTCTTGTATAAGTCTTGTTTGTATTTCATTTAAAACTAGCATGAATTCCAATGCACTTCAGCTCACAATTAACAAAGGGATCCTTCACAAAAGTAAGTCGAAGGTAACTTAACATTAGCAGAAACATGATTGTTAAAGTTACCAAACTTAATTTTAGattagttttcatttttctaattgagttctcaaaagttttttattttttttaatagaaactTGGTTTCGGGTAAAATGTAAGCATGCCACTGTACTTTTGAATGTGATCAAACATGTTATGATACTGAGTTTATTCTCCAGAGTTTCAAACACTAGACATATTTGCACTTAGTCGGGGGAGATTTGGCTGCTTGGTATTTATTGTAGAAATTTGTTGCATAATCTATCTTAGTTTTGAACATTGAATGAATCATTTGAGCTAGAAAAGCTGGAATTATAAGCTGAAATTTCATTTACAAGTtgaggtacacttgttttagaCTCCTTGTGATTCCCTTGTAGTAAATTTAGACTTATTGAGATTTTTAAGCACTGTGTTTCACTTCATTTGGGTTTGGAATTGAAACCATGAAAAACATAATTGGTTTTGATGTGCAGAATGACAGACAGGCCAGGGCAAGGAGGAATGGAAATTACATGATCTTTGATGACGACTATAGATATTgaactttgtttttgttttcttaaaacaaGATATTGAACTTTGTTAAGGCATCATggctaatatttcattttatcatagtTTGTGATGTTTGATGATGACCATATATATTGAACTATGTTAATGGGTCACTTATTCTCCAACACCCTTCCctacttttaaagtttttaattattaatttagttatattttgataaattaagaggtaaaatatttttaagttttttttatcccaatgcatatttattttctataatttactaaaataaagtataaattataattataaaattatactcatgtttatatatatatatatatagatagatatattaTCTGTTATTAATGTAATTAGAATGTTATACGGAAAATATTGTTATAACTTCCCAATGTTAAATTTTCAGTTACTAATGTCTTTTTATTACGTTGTGGAATTAAATATTTCTCTCTAAATCACTCAATCCCAAAGCTAATTTTATTCACTTTTAGTACCAAAATATGTGTGAAGATTTGTGTGAAGATTTAAAGATATCAAAACGGGTTACTTGATTTGGttcggctcatcacgggttgtTACTCAGTGAGTTATCCTAATCCgatttatttattagtaagcaaaaaaattttgaattcaatttggtctttacgagttggtgggttaaacaggTTAATTTACtgattcacttaattaaaagaaatatgcaattttttttacagtaaaaaaaaaaactaaattataattttgattaaaatctaaataaatttgaatataatccaaaatgatgttaaactctaaatataaaccaaaatcacaaaaatacaaattactatctaacaaCAAATTATAGATAACCCAACTCAATTCAAATGCAAAgcttaacataataaaaaacacttgtgtgaccctttatttgcgggttgaTGAGCTAATCCGACTCACCACTGGTTCAATCCGGGTTAGTCAGGTTTTTAGTGGACTAGGTAAAAAATTAAtccaaattgaaatttataaacaaaatttaacccAACTCGGCATGAATTTGTGATGGGTCAGGTTGGCCCATGTGttttaacccattttgacagttTTAAAGATTACCTCTAACTAGGGATGACAATATGACGGGTTTCGTTATCCTATACTCGTtcctaaagaaaaaaaaatcatctttgtAAGACCCgcgaatttaattaattaaattaataaatgcgggaggctagtgcatttatgacattaaattatgttatgtatgacgtggaaaaatactagcttaaatggttgagagtactttgttttgtgtgagaggacttgggtttgagtcctatggaTGCTAATTGTGTTtagttttgttattattgttttaatggtATGTTGCGCCACGTTTTGTATGAGATAATGCTTGAATTGTGTGTAGTAGCAAGAAACATAAGTTGGCCTAGTGGTTAGCTTTGACTTGGCATtgggaaggtcatgggttcaaaccttggtgagtcaaatttatttctttttggcTTAAACTTTAGTTGTGTGGCTGAATATGAATAGATTTATTAACCAAATTAGAAGGGACTATAAAAGGCAGAATTTGAGAGGAGAGTAGGGTTTTGGAGGGCTGTTTCTGAAAGCTATAGAGAGAGCTAAGCCGAATTCCCATGTTTATACTGTCTATTTGGAGTGTATTTTGGATGAACCTGTTGCTGTAGTGTGCGTGAAACAGCGTCAAAACCTacaattctcgctcaggctcgTCTAGGCGAGATATGCAGGGACGCGAATCCTCAATCTAACCTacaattctcgctcaggctcgTCTAGGCGAGATATGCAGGGACGCGAATCCTCAATCTGCTCGTGGCCATCGCTCGGGCAGAGAGTTTTGGAGTTTGGGCGAGGgctcatctcgcttaggcgagtgagactcgcctaagcgagaaatcgtaTGAGATTGTGTTTTATGTTGAACAACTCGTGCAGGCGAGGGTGATTGTTGTTTTGAGCGGGAGTACATCTCACCCAGGCGAgaccctctcgcctaagcgagatctcgAGGGAAGATTGGTGGTTATTGTTGAACTCGTCGCCTAGACGAGGTATATCAATTTTGGGCGAGTGggagtctcgcccaggcgagaatgATCTCGCTTATGCGAGATAGGCTGGACAGGTTATACAAAGGAGTCTATTTTAAGGGAGTGAAGGGGATGAGAAACTTCCACGGCAGGTGTTATTGCTATATTAATGGGATGAAGTGGAAATTATAGAACATGGTCTATAAGGCTTATAAGAATATCTCATtggtgggcttgctggtgttccaagggttgtggcccggaacttatctttgagttgtggctcaggatgggggttaagcacgtggcattctatgggttgtggcccggaatgacttTCCTTGAGTTGTGTGCTCAGGATAGCGGAAGAACATTAGaaaccttgagttgtggcttgggttggcgagtgtgccgGTGCGAGTGCGCTGGTTGTGgtcagtacggatgggtccagatggattgccctccttagtggttgctgacgagtttggtagtcctgggacgttacggactatgttcgtatttgggaactccacctggcgttacggtgtgtgatccgtagcatgtttccgcacgtgctctatcggttgtggccgataggtgtgacAGCAAGGCACCTGGAGATACTCAATAGAAGACATAGATCACTGTTAACATGGTGGTAGCCATGTGAAAGAAATGGAACGAGGTTCCCTGATGTACTTAACATACATGGTGGTGAccatgtggagggaaggtaacGTGACTTCCATTAGGTGCATCAgtgtacatggtggtggccatgtgatggaaatAGAATGAGACTCTATGGGAAAATAAAGGATACTTGatatggtggtggccatgccgtataaagaaagaattagtgttgttgttatattaattgtATTGGTTAAACATGTATGtgtatattgatatatatatatatatatatatatatatatatatatatatatatatatatatatatattcttgtatgttttaactgttagctcaccctatctgcttgtgtttggcaatgatcgtgtacgcggtacatgtGAGCAtgtgatgatgcaggtggagctggtgaggcttagctacAAAGAGGGGATAGCTTGgggattttattttatgattttgaatcagttgtaaacatttatgttcttgaactttttattttataattgacgGATACTTGTCTTAATTTTCATTATCGATATATGAAATAAAGACTTAAATTTCCCGtattttgggaaatgaggtattattaactGTGACGttattattctttcttttaagaaataaatgatgctgatgtattattattttttattttattaaattcataatatccggacgggatgttacaatctTCATCTCAATACTTAaactcaacgggtatcaaatttTGTGTTACCCCATCCTCACCTAATAACGGGTATGTACTTGTACTAACTTTCTTACtgttttaatatcaattaattaatttttataaaataatacaaaattaaggTAAAGGAACACaacattatcaaatatttaatattaaaagaaggTTTGTCTCATGAATATCAAATattgagaaaaatattataattatatacatttcaaattagaataccagaTACAATTATAaccaaaatatcaattaattttgcaaacgttaattaaatttagttgataaaatttaaaaatatttttaaaaaagatataaaagtaaaaaatatatattaaaattaaaaaatattataaatgtatttttacttcaattttttaaattataatgaaatctctttttttatacaccaataaaagttataatacattacttgatcaaaatcacacaatgaacaaagattaaactaataataatataattttaggtATAACTATTGAtttggtcccctaatttttttgtttagttcaatttggttcccggttggttcaatttagtatcccaattatttaaaagggttcaatttggtcatctccgttaagttggaatTAACACCATGttcgtacaggacacgtgtcaagccgtaaacattttttaaaattttttttctaaaaatttataatttgtcaTATGTCAGGTTATTGTCATGCCACGTGGCAATTTACCATCATGACACATGGTAATAGTAATTGTTGTTTTCAATCTAGTTCTCTATTTAactttttggttcaatttaatacCCCTATTTTTTAAAACGATCTAATTTTTCCCCTCcaatttgatattaaattagtgaataagcttaattacaacttacatatacatgttaaaataattgttttaatatatacatc contains:
- the LOC114177330 gene encoding HVA22-like protein c isoform X2 — protein: MGASDNNNHFLQVVFNNFDVLALYASIKAIETKSAADDQQWLTYWILYSILTLFELTFAKVLEVLPIWPFAKLIFSCWLVLPHFNGAAVVYRNYIRPFYMNPQIPIPQGSQIWYFPQKKSLFSESDDVLSAAERYMEEHGTEAFERLINKNDRQARARRNGNYMIFDDDYRY
- the LOC114177330 gene encoding HVA22-like protein c isoform X1, whose amino-acid sequence is MGASDNNNHFLQVVFNNFDVLALPLVTLAYPLYASIKAIETKSAADDQQWLTYWILYSILTLFELTFAKVLEVLPIWPFAKLIFSCWLVLPHFNGAAVVYRNYIRPFYMNPQIPIPQGSQIWYFPQKKSLFSESDDVLSAAERYMEEHGTEAFERLINKNDRQARARRNGNYMIFDDDYRY